Proteins from a genomic interval of Oreochromis aureus strain Israel breed Guangdong linkage group 6, ZZ_aureus, whole genome shotgun sequence:
- the dkk2 gene encoding dickkopf-related protein 2 produces MVVSAWNRYCVVVFLVAALRTGTSQVSEARPKANSIKPGQLEEIPTPATNRSATVTKKHNIQVYPCSNDKECSVGSYCHSPQQAPSRCLTCRRRKKRCHRDAMCCPGNRCSNFICVPISESVISPHISPLDEHIKLSSKEHGWKGGKNGKGQAKHSLKGHEGDPCLRSSDCSDGYCCARHFWTKICKPVLRQGEVCTKQRKKGTHGLELFQRCDCAKGLSCKVWKDATSSSKSRLHMCQKI; encoded by the exons ATGGTCGTCTCTGCCTGGAATAGATATTGTGTTGTAGTGTTTCTCGTCGCTGCGCTCAGGACTGGGACATCCCAGGTATCAGAGGCGCGCCCGAAGGCGAATTCCATCAAACCCGGTCAGTTGGAAGAAATACCGACACCGGCAACCAACCGATCTGCAACAGTCACCAAGAAACACAACATCCAG gtGTACCCTTGCAGCAATGACAAGGAGTGCAGCGTGGGCAGCTACTGCCACAGCCCTCAACAGGCTCCTTCTCGTTGCCTCACCTGTCGCAGGAGGAAGAAGCGCTGTCATCGAGATGCTATGTGCTGCCCTGGCAACCGCTGCAGTAACT TCATTTGTGTCCCCATCTCTGAGAGCGTGATCTCGCCTCACATCTCACCATTAGATGAACATATCAAGCTGTCCTCCAAAGAGCATGGCTGGAAGGGTGGGAAGAATGGAAAGGGACAGGCCAAGCATTCTCTAAAAG GTCACGAGGGTGACCCGTGCTTGCGTTCTTCCGATTGCTCGGACGGCTACTGCTGCGCCCGCCATTTCTGGACCAAAATCTGCAAACCGGTGCTGAGGCAGGGAGAAGTGTGCACCAAGCAGAGGAAGAAAGGCACTCACGGTTTGGAACTCTTCCAGCGCTGTGACTGTGCCAAGGGCCTCTCCTGCAAGGTGTGGAAAGACGCCACCTCTTCGTCCAAGTCCAGACTCCACATGTGCCAGAAGATCTGA